Proteins encoded within one genomic window of Amorphoplanes friuliensis DSM 7358:
- a CDS encoding S26 family signal peptidase has translation MSWQLPLFAVLVQGPSMVPALRSGDALLVRRSGRVRAGDVVVARFRSRPDLLVVKRALHEHDGGWWVQGDNEFVTDDSRAYGVADVIGRVVFRYWPRPGRLS, from the coding sequence ATGAGTTGGCAGTTGCCGCTCTTCGCCGTACTGGTGCAAGGGCCTTCGATGGTGCCCGCCCTGCGTTCCGGAGATGCCCTGCTGGTGCGGCGTTCCGGCCGCGTCCGGGCGGGCGACGTGGTGGTCGCGCGCTTCCGGAGCCGCCCGGACCTGCTGGTCGTGAAGCGTGCGCTGCACGAGCACGACGGTGGCTGGTGGGTGCAGGGTGACAACGAGTTCGTCACCGACGACTCCCGGGCGTACGGGGTGGCGGATGTCATCGGACGAGTCGTGTTTCGCTACTGGCCGCGCCCCGGTCGGCTAAGTTAA
- the sodN gene encoding superoxide dismutase, Ni: protein MRLPRIFTPRTVVSAHCDLPCGVYDPAQARIEAESVKAIAEKYQANTDPEFRTRAILIKEQRAELVKHHLWVLWTDYFKAPHFEKYPNLNQLFNEATKLAGASGAKGSMDPKVGEELLGKIEEISKIFWETKQA, encoded by the coding sequence ATGCGACTTCCGCGCATTTTCACGCCGCGCACTGTTGTCAGTGCGCACTGCGACCTGCCGTGTGGGGTGTACGACCCCGCGCAGGCTCGTATCGAGGCGGAGTCGGTGAAGGCCATCGCCGAGAAGTACCAGGCGAACACCGACCCCGAGTTCCGCACCCGCGCCATCCTGATCAAGGAGCAGCGCGCCGAGCTGGTCAAGCACCACCTGTGGGTGCTCTGGACCGACTACTTCAAGGCGCCGCACTTCGAGAAGTACCCGAACCTGAACCAGCTGTTCAACGAGGCCACCAAGCTCGCGGGCGCTTCCGGCGCCAAGGGCTCGATGGACCCGAAGGTCGGCGAGGAGCTCCTCGGCAAGATCGAGGAGATCTCGAAGATCTTCTGGGAGACCAAGCAGGCGTGA
- a CDS encoding GNAT family N-acetyltransferase, whose product MVHELADFERAAESCHLTEEQLTAALFGPQPALFGHVAVDAQDSPYAFALWFLNFSTWEGTHGIHLEDLYVRPQARGTGAGSALLATLAAECVRRGYQRLEWVMLDWNPAAEFYAAIGAKVTEDWLPYRLTGSALRQLAERSSPARR is encoded by the coding sequence ATGGTGCACGAGCTGGCCGACTTCGAGCGTGCCGCGGAGTCCTGCCACCTCACCGAGGAACAGCTGACGGCGGCCCTGTTCGGCCCGCAGCCCGCCCTCTTCGGTCATGTCGCGGTCGACGCGCAGGATTCCCCGTACGCCTTTGCACTGTGGTTCTTGAACTTCTCGACCTGGGAAGGCACCCACGGCATTCATCTCGAGGACCTCTACGTCCGCCCGCAGGCCAGAGGCACCGGTGCCGGATCAGCTCTGCTGGCCACGCTGGCCGCCGAGTGTGTGCGGCGCGGTTATCAGCGTCTCGAGTGGGTGATGCTGGACTGGAACCCGGCGGCCGAGTTCTACGCCGCGATCGGGGCGAAGGTCACCGAGGACTGGCTGCCGTATCGGCTGACCGGTTCCGCTCTCCGGCAACTCGCCGAGCGGTCCTCCCCCGCCAGGCGCTAG
- a CDS encoding ATP-binding protein, with translation MTQLQTTHPEPAFGDDVVLLTVPADGGYLGVLRTATAGLAARLHFALDEIEDLRIAVDEACAMLLAIATRGAELECRFAVTDDALTVEVTVSTVRGARLPSESSFAWKVLTALTTSASAEANGRHATIRLLTRRTEI, from the coding sequence GTGACTCAGCTGCAGACAACGCATCCGGAGCCGGCGTTCGGAGACGACGTCGTGCTGCTGACTGTGCCCGCCGACGGCGGTTACCTCGGCGTGCTCCGCACAGCTACGGCCGGTCTAGCCGCGCGCCTGCATTTTGCGCTCGACGAGATCGAGGACCTGCGCATCGCGGTCGACGAGGCCTGCGCGATGTTGCTCGCCATCGCCACGCGCGGTGCCGAGCTCGAGTGCCGCTTCGCGGTGACCGACGACGCGCTCACGGTCGAGGTCACGGTGTCGACGGTCCGCGGCGCCCGCCTGCCGTCCGAGTCCTCGTTCGCGTGGAAGGTGCTCACCGCGCTCACGACCTCGGCCTCGGCGGAGGCAAACGGGCGGCACGCGACGATCCGCCTGCTCACCCGCCGGACCGAGATCTGA
- a CDS encoding FadR/GntR family transcriptional regulator, which produces MAGSTVRPPAYQLLADELREEITSGRLQPGSRLPPEPELCVRSGVSRSTVREALRLLASQHLIVTTRGVTGGSFVAHPDAEQLSEALSTGLSLLSNSAEVGMADLLELRRALEIPAAGLAAERRTDANLVEMRGAMIDPDLDELSTMLAAHAAFHSAVASATGNPLYELVTRPLYHVTYGEEVVENLPHDYWLKIDADHRELLSCVRSRDSAAAMAVGRRHLDYIATANAR; this is translated from the coding sequence GTGGCCGGATCGACGGTACGCCCACCGGCATATCAGCTGCTGGCGGACGAGCTCCGCGAGGAGATCACGTCGGGGCGGTTGCAGCCCGGCTCACGGCTGCCACCGGAGCCTGAGCTGTGCGTACGCTCCGGGGTGAGCCGCAGCACAGTTCGCGAGGCCTTACGCCTGCTCGCGAGCCAGCACCTGATCGTCACGACCCGCGGTGTCACGGGCGGCAGTTTTGTCGCGCATCCCGACGCCGAGCAGCTGTCCGAGGCGCTCTCGACCGGACTGAGCCTGCTGAGCAATTCGGCCGAGGTCGGCATGGCCGATCTGCTGGAACTGCGCCGGGCGCTGGAGATCCCCGCCGCCGGGCTGGCGGCCGAGCGGCGGACGGACGCCAACCTGGTCGAGATGCGCGGGGCGATGATCGACCCGGACCTCGACGAGCTTTCCACGATGCTGGCCGCACACGCCGCTTTTCACTCCGCGGTGGCGTCGGCGACCGGCAACCCGCTCTACGAGCTGGTCACCCGTCCGCTCTACCACGTCACCTACGGCGAGGAGGTCGTGGAAAATCTGCCCCACGACTACTGGCTGAAGATCGACGCCGACCACCGTGAGCTGCTGAGCTGTGTGCGGAGCCGTGACTCGGCCGCCGCGATGGCGGTCGGCCGCCGGCACCTGGACTACATCGCGACCGCGAACGCCCGCTGA
- a CDS encoding diacylglycerol/lipid kinase family protein — translation MRALLVVNPKATTTNERSRDVLVRALRSEVDLTVEYTRKRGHAAALARSAAESGVDVVVTLGGDGTVNEAVNGLMTAEPGLAARGTAPAFRLPALAVVPGGSTNVFARALGLPRDWVEGTGVILDGLRSGRHRVIGLGRADDRYFTFTAGLGLDAAVVRRVEQARLRGRTSTPSLYFRSIFSQIVSGEDRKSPPLSIERPGEEPETGLGTVIIQNTAPWTYVGDRAINPNPDASFDRGLDLLAVRNLYIASTTRTVTQMVSRNADPHGKHVLRMHDQAEFTVIASRPQAFQLDGDYLGERQKVHFLSVPEALRVIC, via the coding sequence ATGCGAGCGTTACTGGTGGTTAATCCCAAAGCCACCACGACGAATGAGCGCAGCCGCGACGTGCTGGTGCGGGCCCTGCGCAGCGAGGTCGACCTCACGGTCGAGTACACCCGCAAACGCGGTCACGCCGCGGCGCTGGCCCGGTCGGCCGCCGAGAGCGGCGTGGATGTCGTGGTGACCCTGGGCGGTGACGGCACGGTCAACGAGGCCGTGAACGGGCTGATGACCGCGGAGCCCGGGCTGGCCGCCCGCGGTACGGCTCCTGCGTTCCGCCTGCCGGCCCTCGCCGTGGTGCCGGGCGGCTCGACCAATGTTTTCGCCCGCGCGCTGGGCCTGCCCCGCGACTGGGTCGAGGGCACCGGTGTGATCCTCGACGGGTTGCGGTCGGGCCGGCACCGGGTCATCGGGCTCGGCCGGGCCGACGACCGCTACTTCACCTTCACCGCCGGGCTCGGTCTCGACGCCGCGGTGGTGCGCCGGGTCGAGCAGGCGCGGCTGCGCGGCCGGACGTCGACCCCTTCGCTCTACTTCCGGTCGATCTTCAGCCAGATCGTCTCCGGCGAGGACCGCAAGTCGCCACCGCTCTCGATCGAGCGACCCGGCGAGGAACCGGAGACCGGATTGGGCACGGTCATCATCCAGAACACCGCTCCGTGGACCTATGTCGGCGACCGCGCGATCAACCCCAACCCGGACGCCTCGTTCGATCGGGGACTTGACCTGCTGGCCGTTCGTAACCTATACATCGCCAGCACAACACGGACAGTGACGCAGATGGTCTCCCGGAACGCCGATCCGCACGGCAAACACGTGCTCCGGATGCACGACCAGGCCGAGTTCACGGTCATCGCGAGCCGCCCCCAGGCCTTCCAACTGGACGGTGACTACCTGGGAGAGCGCCAGAAGGTGCACTTCCTGTCCGTCCCCGAAGCTCTGCGTGTGATCTGCTGA
- a CDS encoding WhiB family transcriptional regulator: protein MDWRHHAICRDEDPELFFPIGTSGPALLQVEQAKAVCRRCTVTESCLSWALESGQDAGVWGGMSEDERRAVKRRGGLRVSAPTA from the coding sequence ATGGACTGGCGTCACCATGCGATCTGCCGCGACGAGGACCCGGAGCTGTTCTTCCCGATCGGGACGTCCGGACCCGCGCTCCTGCAGGTCGAGCAGGCCAAGGCCGTCTGCCGGCGGTGCACCGTGACCGAGTCGTGCCTCTCCTGGGCGCTCGAGTCCGGTCAGGACGCCGGCGTATGGGGCGGTATGAGCGAAGACGAACGACGCGCAGTGAAGCGTCGCGGCGGTCTTCGTGTCAGCGCCCCCACCGCCTGA